ACTTCATCGACGAGGTCGAGACCATGCCCGAGTACGAGCTGGTCGCGAGGTCGAAGCGGGCCGGTGAGACCGCGCTGACGCAGCGCCTCGCGGAGATGTCCGGGAAGGGGGTCTCCTTCGTGGTCGTCTCCGGCGACATGATCGAGGGGACCGTCACCGCGACCCTGCTGAACCGGGCGCGCCCGGGCGCTCTCGAGGCTCGCCGCGAAGCCGCCGGGAAGCTCTATTCCGTCGAGGAGTTCGCGGCGGAGGTCGCCGCGATGGCGATGGCCGACGTCGAGACCGGCCACGTCGAGCTGGTCGGCGGCGCCGAGGACTTCCGCGCCCGCACCGCGAACTGAACCTCACCCGGCGCAGCGTGGCCTCGCACCGCGCTGACCGCGATACGATCTGCAACAGCAAGCCCTGACGACCCCCGGAGGCAGTGGTGGCCATAAAGAAGAGCCTGGACGACATGCGCAGCGAGGCTTATCGCCGACAGGACAACCTCGCATCGGACATCGATGAGCTGATCGATCGCGTCCATCCCGTGAACGCGGCGATGCGCTGGAAGAACGAGCTCGTCGGAGCGGTGAAGGGTTTTTCCGCAGCCGGTGACGAGAAGACCCCTGCGTCGCTTCCGGTGGCGATCGCAGGCGGCGTCGTCGGCGTGGTCCTGATCGGTGCGGGCATCGCTGCGGCGCTCGCCCTGTCCGGTGGGGACGAGAAGCCCGCGAAGAACGCGAAGAAGTCGGTGAAGGACGCGAAGCAGGCCGCGGCCGAGAAGGCCGAGGCGGCACGGCACAGGGCGAAGGAGAAGGCCCGCGCCGCGAAGGACTGATCCTCCGTGGGCGCTCCGCCCCTGTCGCGCTCCTCGGCGCCGGTCACGCAGGTGACCGGCGCCGAGTGCTGTGCGGGCCGTCGCGGGGCCGACGGCTCCGTACGGGCGCTGAGCCGGCTCAGGCGTCGCCGTCGACGTAGAACCAGCTGCCGTCCACCCGGACGAAGCGCGAGAGCTCGTGCTGCTGCTGGCGGCCGCGCGGACCTTTCGAGACTGCCGTGAACTCGACCGTGCCGGCCTCGTCGAAGGGCCCGCCCGCGCTCGTGGCGAGCACGTCCAGCCGCAGCCAGCGCACCTCTGCCGCCGGCGAGGCGGTGAGCTCAGCGCGCTCGGGACGGGTGCGGCGATGCCAGCTGCGCAGCAGATGGTCGACATCGCCCACCGTGAAGGCGGTGTACCGCGAGCGCATCAGCGCGACCGCGGTGGCGGCGCGCCGCTCCTGGCGCAGCACGGGGCCGCAGCAGGCACCGTAGGTGTCACCGCTCCCGCACGGGCAGCGGGAGGCGTCGGGCAGGGAAGCAGCGGAGGAGCTCACCCCTGCAGTATCCCGCCCCCGCGACGCGAGCGGGGACGCGCTCTCCCAGGGGGACGTCGACGCGGGGCGCGGCCCACAAGCGCTCCGCCGCGGAGAACGCCTCTCAGCGTCGCGACCAGCCCGGCGTGGAGGGGCCCACCGTCGGTCGCCATCCGGTCTCGGACATGAACCGCAGCGAGGAGACCCGCAGCGAGCGCCGCTGCACGTCCAGTCGCGTGCCGACGATCGCCTGGGTGATCTCCGGGTAGAACTTCGCGGGCTGCGCGGCGCCCGCCTCTGTGGCGAGGTCCTTCGCCCAGCGCTTCTTGAGGATCGGCTCGCCGCCGACGTTGTAGAACCCGCTGCTGGCCCGCAGCGCCGCCACGAACGCGCGGCCCGCATCGGAATGGTGCAGCAGGGTGACGTAGGAGTCCGGCTTCCCCAGCAGGATCGGATCACCGCTGCGGGTGGCCTTGAGCGCATGGGTGGTGTGCTGGTCGCGGCCGAAGAGCTGACCCAGCCGCAGGATCACGGTGCTGCGGCCCGAGGTCGCGAAGTCGACCGCGGCCCGCATCTCCTTCACTCGTGGCCGGAAGGCCTGATTGTGCACGCTCAGGGGGAGGTCCTCGCTGATCCACTCGGTGCCGTTGTCCGGGTAGAGGAAGATCGTGGACTCCTGGATCAGCCGCCGCACGCCCGCCTCCGCCGCGGCTCTCGCGATCGCCACGGAGGCCTCGAGATGGAGCCGGTCGTCCTCGCGCCAGGCCAGCGGCCGCAGACCCGACATCCCGACCGGGACATGGGCGAGCGCGTTGATCACGACCTCATGGCCACGGAACGCCCGAGCGAGATCGTGCGGGTCGAACACGTCGGCGACGATCGCGCTGCCGCCGCGCCCTTCGACGATCGGCACGCCGGAGTCACGGCGGGTGATGCCGGTGACCTCGTGCCCGGCGGCGACCAGCGCCTCGACGGCTTCCTGTCCGAGCACGCCTGTGGCACCGGTGACAGCGATCCTCACTCCGACCTCCTCCGGCGAGGTATCCGAGCGGACCCTCGCCAACAGACGTTCCTGGGAGGGTCGAGTCTAGAGGATCGCAGCAGGTCCGCGTGCCCGCGAACGTCCTGCGGAATGACGGAGCGCGACCGGGTCACCGGTGGGGCTTCTGCAGGTGGTGCGGCATCAGGGATTCGAACCCCGGACCCGCTGATGTAGCGTCTCGAGGCACGGCACGATCGCCGGGTTCTTTGATCGAGGTCGGCTTCGGTGTTCCTCGCAACAAGCCCGGAGCTTCGGGCACCGTGACGACCATGGACGCCATCGCGCAACGGGACTGCCGCGCCGACCTGATCGTCGTCGACGACATCGGCATGCTGCCGGCCGGGCAAGCCGCCGCCGAAGCGTTCTACCGCCTCGTCGACGCTACCTATGAACGGCGGAGCCTGGCCGTGAACAGCAACCTCCACCCCGCCGGGTTCGACACCTTCATGCCCAAGACCCTCGCCACCGCGATCGTCGACCGGCTCCTCCACCACGCCCACGTCATCACCACGAAGGGACCTTGATGCGGCGGGCCGAGGCCACCGCCGGACGCGGCGTCGTCCCCCTGACCTAACCCCACAGGGAGATCAACTGACCGCCGACAGGGAGATCAAATGTCCGCCCACAGGGAGATCCCGAAGACCCTTGACGGCGCACCAGTCCCGTCTGTCTCGGCACACTCCATGAAATGTAGGCTCCGCTTAACCGAATTACCTCGACACATCGGGAGACAGACAATGAAACCTTTTGGTACTAGCCGCCGCGGCTTTCTGGCCGCGAGCATGTCCGTACCAGTCATCGCCGGCTGGGCCGGGCCCGCCGCTGCGGACGCGCCCAGACATGATCCGGCAGCCCCTGCCACGAGTCGTCCGGTGAGACCCTTCCCGCAATCCAACTCTTCGAGGACGGCGCCCGTGGCAAGCCATTGACGCCAGCGACCCGGATCGTCCTGACCGAGTCCGCGAGGGACTTGGAGGATGTCGCTGACCTCCTTGCCGAGGAGCTGGTGAGCGAAGGGCATCTGGTCGACCACCCCGCGATCGTCTTCGGCGGGCGCATCAGGCCACTCGACATCGTCCTGGAGCGCGGTCCGGTCGCCGACACGAACAGCCGCGAGGCTTACTCGATCACCACCGACCACCGGTACGGACTCACCCTCAGGGCCCCCACGAACGACGGCATGTTCTGGGCAACACGCACGCTCCTCCAGGTGCTGCGTCGAGGCCGGCCCACTGGCCGGATCGTCGATTGGCCCGAGCTGGAGGAGCGGACACTCATGCTCGATATCGGCCGCAAGTACTTCTCACCGGAGTGGATCAAGACTCTGATCCGCGAGATGTCATATCTGAAGATGAACACCCTCCAGTTACACATCTCCGAAGGTCTCGGATTCCGGGTGGAGTGCGAGAGCCATCCCGAGATCGTTTCCGAGGAGCACCTGACCAAGGACCAGGTGCGCGACATTCTCGACGTCGCGCGGACGTATCACGTGCGGGTCAACGCGGACGTGGACACCCCGGGTCACCTGGATCACATCCTGTCCTTCCACCCGGAGCTGCAACTGGTACTGGCAAACGGAACACGGCATGCTGGCCACTTGGACTTCAGCAAGCCCGAGGCCCGGCAGCTGGTGCACGAGATCGTGGCCGAGATGTGCGATCTTTTCGACGGTCCGGTCTTCCACCTCGGTGGCGATGAATACTTCCCCGCCCCATGGCAGGGCACCGGTCCGGACGTCGTCTCCGACGAGAGCGCGCCGCAGCTTGTGGAGTACGCCCGAGCCGTCACCGGGCAGACGAACGCCACGGCACACGACGGCTACGAGCACTACCTGAACGAGCTCGCCGCATTGGTGCGCTCGACCGGAAAGACCGCGCGAGTCTTCAACGATGACGTCTACCCGGGCGAAGGCGTCGGACGACTCGACGCCCGCACCGAAGTCGACGTCTGGATCCGCTGGAACGCCAGCAAGCCGGACGCCGGAGACTTCGTCGACGCCGGCCATTCGGTCATCAACGCCAACGGCGACTACCTGTACTTCATCCTGACCTCCGAGGGACTCGGACAAGGACCGTACAAAAACCCGAAAGGTATCTACGAGCGTTGGACGCCACGTACGTTCATGGGTCTCGCCGGTAGTCAGGGCGACTACATCCTGCCTCCGGAGAAGCCGATGCTCGGCTCCCACCTCTCAGTCTGGTGCGACTCGCCGCACGCCCTGACACAGACCGAGGTGGCCACCCTTCTGCAGGAGTGGCTCCAGGTGTTCGCCCAGCAGACGTGGGGCTCGGACAAACTCGTCCCCACGCTCGAGGATCTGCGCGCGGCCGTCCTGCCGCAGGTCGGCACGGCTCCCGCCGCGATCGACTGACCGGTGCACCGGTCGGCGTGCCCGCCGGACTGCCCCTGGCTTGGAACCCCGAACGTCGTGGTTGAGGAGCCCGCCACGATCTTTTTCAGCATCGTGCGCATCAGATCCGGGGAGGTTTCGGTCAGGGCTTCGCTGAGCAGGCCGTGAGGGTCGACAACATGGGGAGCGGTCGTTGTGATGACTCCGTTCGAGAGCGCTGTGAGAGGTTCACTCGAAGGATCACACGGTGACCGCGTCCTCGTCTGGGACGACCACGGGACCACCGCACTATGTGAAGTCTCAGGACTTCGTGGACGGTTCTGTCTCGGGACATCGTGCACAGTCGGTCTCATGACATCGTGGACAGTCCGGCATCGGGTTGGCTCGTCGCATGGACTCAAACACGGTGCCCGCCGACGTGCGCTGGGCGATAGCGAACTGGCCGGAGAACGCT
The window above is part of the Brachybacterium vulturis genome. Proteins encoded here:
- a CDS encoding YchJ family protein → MSSSAASLPDASRCPCGSGDTYGACCGPVLRQERRAATAVALMRSRYTAFTVGDVDHLLRSWHRRTRPERAELTASPAAEVRWLRLDVLATSAGGPFDEAGTVEFTAVSKGPRGRQQQHELSRFVRVDGSWFYVDGDA
- a CDS encoding NAD-dependent epimerase/dehydratase family protein, with product MRIAVTGATGVLGQEAVEALVAAGHEVTGITRRDSGVPIVEGRGGSAIVADVFDPHDLARAFRGHEVVINALAHVPVGMSGLRPLAWREDDRLHLEASVAIARAAAEAGVRRLIQESTIFLYPDNGTEWISEDLPLSVHNQAFRPRVKEMRAAVDFATSGRSTVILRLGQLFGRDQHTTHALKATRSGDPILLGKPDSYVTLLHHSDAGRAFVAALRASSGFYNVGGEPILKKRWAKDLATEAGAAQPAKFYPEITQAIVGTRLDVQRRSLRVSSLRFMSETGWRPTVGPSTPGWSRR
- a CDS encoding ATP-binding protein — translated: MDAIAQRDCRADLIVVDDIGMLPAGQAAAEAFYRLVDATYERRSLAVNSNLHPAGFDTFMPKTLATAIVDRLLHHAHVITTKGP
- a CDS encoding beta-N-acetylhexosaminidase, whose amino-acid sequence is MQLFEDGARGKPLTPATRIVLTESARDLEDVADLLAEELVSEGHLVDHPAIVFGGRIRPLDIVLERGPVADTNSREAYSITTDHRYGLTLRAPTNDGMFWATRTLLQVLRRGRPTGRIVDWPELEERTLMLDIGRKYFSPEWIKTLIREMSYLKMNTLQLHISEGLGFRVECESHPEIVSEEHLTKDQVRDILDVARTYHVRVNADVDTPGHLDHILSFHPELQLVLANGTRHAGHLDFSKPEARQLVHEIVAEMCDLFDGPVFHLGGDEYFPAPWQGTGPDVVSDESAPQLVEYARAVTGQTNATAHDGYEHYLNELAALVRSTGKTARVFNDDVYPGEGVGRLDARTEVDVWIRWNASKPDAGDFVDAGHSVINANGDYLYFILTSEGLGQGPYKNPKGIYERWTPRTFMGLAGSQGDYILPPEKPMLGSHLSVWCDSPHALTQTEVATLLQEWLQVFAQQTWGSDKLVPTLEDLRAAVLPQVGTAPAAID